In one Niallia taxi genomic region, the following are encoded:
- the glgA gene encoding glycogen synthase GlgA, protein MKVMFAVSECVPFIKSGGLADVAGSLPKELVKQGTEVTVIMPKYKDIPEKYLGDLEKVMDFRVQVGWRNQYCGIEKLHQDGITFYFIDNEYYFNRQGLYGYFDDGERFSFFNRAVLESLSYLSYYPDIIHCHDWHTAMIPFMLNVDYKWRREYSQIKTVFTIHNLQFQGIMPRGALGDLLNINDDHFTTDQLEFYGNVNFMKAALVASDKVTTVSPTYMNEIQTDYYGEKLNQLLELRQSDLTGIINGIDEEVYNPATDDVIIQKYSNTNISGKVANKLHIQKMFGLKEDESIPVISMITRLTSQKGLELVRHVFHEIMEENVQFLVLGTGDPEFENFFREMEFKYPDKCKAYIGFDENLAHKLYAGADLFLMPSKFEPCGLGQLIALQYGNIPIVRETGGLNDTVYSYNESTNSGNGFSFTNFNAHDMLYTIRRALQIYQDKDVWSTIVKNAMTMDNSWAQSAFKYNQLYAELISRSETHVF, encoded by the coding sequence GTGAAAGTAATGTTTGCAGTATCAGAATGTGTACCATTTATTAAATCAGGAGGACTGGCAGATGTAGCTGGTTCTCTTCCGAAAGAGCTTGTGAAGCAAGGAACAGAGGTTACTGTCATCATGCCAAAATACAAAGATATTCCTGAGAAGTATTTAGGCGATTTGGAGAAGGTGATGGACTTCCGTGTACAGGTTGGCTGGAGAAACCAGTATTGCGGCATTGAAAAATTGCATCAGGATGGCATTACTTTTTATTTTATTGACAATGAGTACTACTTTAATAGACAGGGTTTATACGGTTATTTTGATGATGGAGAAAGGTTTTCTTTCTTTAACAGAGCAGTGCTGGAAAGCCTTTCTTACTTATCTTATTACCCAGATATTATTCACTGTCATGATTGGCATACTGCCATGATTCCATTTATGCTGAATGTAGACTATAAGTGGAGAAGGGAATACAGTCAAATCAAGACAGTATTCACTATACATAATCTTCAATTCCAAGGAATTATGCCAAGAGGGGCTCTTGGCGATTTGCTTAATATAAATGACGATCATTTTACGACAGATCAGTTAGAGTTTTATGGGAACGTTAATTTCATGAAAGCAGCATTAGTTGCTTCTGACAAGGTAACGACTGTTAGCCCAACATATATGAATGAAATACAAACAGATTATTACGGGGAGAAGCTTAATCAGCTTCTGGAGTTAAGGCAAAGCGACTTAACTGGAATCATCAATGGGATAGACGAGGAAGTATATAATCCTGCAACAGATGATGTCATTATTCAAAAATACTCGAATACAAATATTAGTGGAAAGGTCGCAAATAAGCTTCATATCCAAAAGATGTTTGGGTTAAAAGAAGATGAATCTATTCCGGTCATTTCCATGATAACAAGGCTGACAAGTCAAAAAGGACTTGAGCTAGTCCGCCATGTCTTCCATGAAATTATGGAGGAGAATGTGCAGTTTCTTGTGCTAGGCACAGGTGATCCTGAATTCGAAAATTTCTTTAGAGAAATGGAGTTCAAATATCCCGATAAGTGCAAAGCGTATATTGGTTTTGATGAAAACTTGGCACATAAATTATATGCAGGAGCAGATCTTTTCCTGATGCCTTCCAAGTTTGAACCATGCGGGCTTGGCCAGTTAATTGCATTGCAATACGGGAATATCCCTATCGTCAGAGAGACTGGGGGATTAAATGACACAGTGTATTCATACAATGAATCTACGAATAGCGGAAATGGTTTTAGTTTCACTAATTTCAATGCTCACGACATGCTCTATACTATCCGAAGAGCGTTACAAATCTATCAAGATAAAGACGTATGGAGCACTATTGTTAAGAATGCAATGACAATGGATAATAGCTGGGCACAGTCAGCATTTAAGTATAACCAATTATATGCTGAGCTTATCTCAAGGAGTGAAACACATGTTTTCTGA
- a CDS encoding glucose-1-phosphate adenylyltransferase has protein sequence MGKKRCVAMLLAGGKGSRLYSLTTNLAKPAIPFGGKYRIIDFTLSNCSNSGIETVGVLTQYQPLVLNSYIGIGSAWDLDRVNGGVTVLPPYSESSEVKWYTGTASAIYQNQNYLSQYDPEYVLILSGDHIYKMNYESMLDYHIQKQADASISVIEVPWHEASRFGIMNTNDQMDIIEFEEKPKKPKNNLASMGIYIFKWKVLKELLEEDDENGNSTHDFGKDIIPMLIEKQRKVVAYPFKGYWKDVGTVQSLWEANMDLLDDSSELNISDYNWRIYTVNPNHPPQYISSDAVVKESLINEGCTISGNIEKSIVFQGVNVGTGSIVRSSVIMPDARIGENAYIEKAIVPSEIEIPDGMVIKPRDGNDDVVLVTEEMVNAFVS, from the coding sequence ATGGGAAAGAAACGGTGCGTCGCAATGCTATTAGCGGGAGGAAAGGGAAGTAGACTTTACTCTTTGACAACAAATCTGGCTAAGCCAGCCATTCCATTTGGGGGAAAATATCGAATCATTGATTTTACTTTGAGCAATTGCTCTAATTCAGGAATTGAAACCGTTGGTGTGCTGACTCAATATCAGCCCCTTGTCCTGAATTCTTATATAGGCATAGGCAGTGCATGGGATTTAGACAGGGTAAATGGAGGCGTCACCGTATTACCTCCATACAGTGAATCTTCAGAAGTGAAATGGTATACAGGAACAGCAAGTGCTATTTACCAAAACCAAAATTATCTTTCTCAGTATGATCCTGAATATGTGCTTATTCTTTCTGGTGATCATATTTATAAAATGAATTATGAATCAATGCTAGACTATCATATTCAAAAACAAGCAGATGCCTCTATTTCTGTTATTGAAGTTCCGTGGCATGAAGCTAGTAGATTCGGTATTATGAACACGAATGATCAAATGGATATTATTGAATTTGAAGAGAAGCCAAAAAAGCCAAAAAACAATCTCGCATCAATGGGCATCTACATATTTAAATGGAAAGTGTTGAAGGAATTGCTGGAAGAAGACGATGAAAACGGCAATTCTACCCATGACTTTGGAAAAGATATCATCCCAATGCTTATTGAAAAGCAAAGAAAGGTTGTTGCTTACCCATTCAAGGGCTATTGGAAGGATGTTGGTACAGTACAAAGTTTATGGGAGGCTAATATGGACTTATTGGATGATTCAAGTGAATTGAACATCTCAGACTATAACTGGAGAATATACACAGTTAACCCTAATCATCCACCCCAATATATTTCGAGTGATGCAGTTGTGAAAGAGTCTTTAATAAACGAAGGCTGCACGATTAGTGGAAATATTGAAAAGTCAATCGTGTTCCAAGGAGTAAACGTGGGTACAGGCTCCATTGTCCGAAGTTCTGTTATAATGCCTGATGCTCGGATTGGCGAAAATGCTTATATTGAAAAGGCCATTGTTCCATCTGAGATTGAGATACCTGATGGAATGGTCATTAAGCCAAGAGACGGTAATGATGATGTTGTACTAGTAACAGAAGAAATGGTTAATGCATTTGTATCCTGA
- a CDS encoding GlgC family sugar phosphate nucleotidyltransferase: MLKTMLGVIDATTYHHDLEELISHRTLAALPIGGRYRLIDFVLSNMVNSGIGSVAIFPKYQYRSLMDHLGSGKNWDLDRKRDGLFFFPASITDGDSEGIGSFNQFAANMDYFNRSKQEYALVANCFTVFNMDFNPVLIRHLTSGCDITEITNNGASLEVYLIKKSLLIDLILTRDITGYTCMKDVMLDHNHEYKICHYEYNGYAEKINSISNYFEVSRDILNADTWKQLFIKERPIFTKVKDEPPTRYTSTGEVKNSMIANGCIIEGDVENSIISRAVKIGKGSRLKNCIIMQKCSIGDNCVLENVILDKDVTVGNDTVMTGSKNTPFVVRKGTVQGALMNS; the protein is encoded by the coding sequence GTGTTAAAAACAATGCTAGGGGTAATTGATGCAACAACATATCATCATGATTTAGAAGAATTGATTTCGCACAGGACGCTTGCTGCCTTGCCGATTGGCGGAAGATATAGGCTTATCGACTTTGTCCTTTCTAACATGGTGAATTCCGGGATAGGAAGTGTAGCAATTTTTCCTAAGTACCAATACAGATCCTTAATGGATCATCTTGGTTCAGGGAAAAATTGGGATTTGGATAGAAAAAGAGATGGATTGTTTTTCTTTCCGGCTTCTATTACGGACGGTGATAGCGAAGGGATAGGTTCCTTCAATCAGTTTGCCGCAAATATGGATTATTTCAATCGCAGCAAACAAGAATATGCTTTAGTAGCAAATTGCTTCACTGTTTTTAACATGGACTTTAACCCCGTCCTTATTCGCCATTTGACATCAGGATGTGATATAACAGAAATCACGAATAACGGTGCTTCATTGGAAGTCTATCTTATCAAAAAGTCATTATTAATAGATTTGATTTTGACAAGAGATATCACTGGTTATACATGCATGAAGGACGTCATGCTTGATCATAATCATGAATACAAAATATGCCATTATGAATACAATGGCTATGCAGAAAAAATAAATTCTATATCTAACTACTTTGAAGTAAGCAGGGACATATTGAATGCAGATACATGGAAACAGCTATTTATTAAGGAGCGGCCAATTTTTACGAAAGTAAAGGATGAACCACCGACTCGTTATACAAGCACTGGAGAAGTAAAAAACTCCATGATTGCAAATGGCTGCATTATTGAAGGAGATGTTGAAAACAGTATCATTTCAAGAGCAGTTAAAATCGGCAAAGGATCTCGCCTCAAAAATTGCATCATAATGCAAAAATGCTCTATAGGTGATAATTGTGTATTAGAAAATGTAATTTTAGATAAAGATGTTACGGTAGGAAATGACACGGTAATGACTGGAAGTAAAAATACACCATTTGTCGTTAGAAAAGGGACAGTGCAGGGAGCGTTGATGAATTCGTGA
- a CDS encoding saccharopine dehydrogenase family protein, with translation MGKALIIGAGGVASVVAHKCCQVPDVFEEICIASRTLSKCEALKNKLDGGKTKVSIAQVDADKTEEVIELINSFKPDVVINVALPYQDLTIMDACLATGVHYLDTANYEPPETAKFEYKWQWDYKQKFEEAGLTALLGSGFDPGVTGVFTAYAQKHHFDEIHYIDIVDANGGDHGYPFATNFNPEINIREITANGRYFENGEWVETAPLSEKREYDLAEVGPKNIYLLYHEELESLAVNIKGVKRIRFWMTFSDNYLNHLKVLENVGMTSIEPINYEGKEIIPLQFLKELLPDPASLGPRTKGKTNIGCIIQGIKDGKPKTYYVYNVCDHQECYREVGSQAISYTTGVPAMIGAMLIIKGQWKKPGVYNVEEFDPDPFMDALNKHGLPWQENFSPTLID, from the coding sequence TTGGGTAAAGCATTAATTATTGGTGCTGGCGGTGTGGCAAGTGTTGTTGCACATAAATGCTGCCAAGTACCTGATGTATTTGAAGAAATTTGTATTGCAAGCAGAACACTTTCAAAATGTGAAGCGCTTAAAAATAAATTAGACGGTGGCAAAACGAAGGTTTCTATTGCTCAAGTCGATGCAGATAAGACAGAAGAAGTAATTGAATTAATCAATAGCTTCAAGCCAGATGTAGTGATTAACGTGGCATTGCCATACCAAGACTTAACAATCATGGATGCATGTCTTGCAACGGGAGTTCACTACCTGGATACAGCTAACTATGAGCCACCAGAAACTGCTAAGTTCGAATATAAATGGCAATGGGATTATAAACAAAAATTTGAAGAAGCTGGCTTAACTGCACTTTTAGGCAGCGGATTTGATCCAGGTGTAACTGGTGTATTTACTGCTTATGCACAAAAGCATCATTTTGATGAGATTCACTATATTGATATCGTTGATGCTAACGGCGGTGATCACGGGTATCCGTTCGCTACAAACTTCAACCCAGAAATCAATATTCGTGAAATTACAGCTAATGGCCGTTATTTCGAAAACGGTGAGTGGGTAGAGACTGCACCACTTTCCGAGAAGAGAGAATATGATTTGGCAGAAGTTGGACCAAAAAACATTTATCTTCTATATCATGAAGAATTAGAATCTTTAGCTGTTAACATTAAAGGCGTGAAAAGAATCCGTTTCTGGATGACATTCTCTGACAACTACTTGAACCATCTTAAAGTTCTTGAAAATGTCGGCATGACATCTATCGAGCCTATTAACTATGAAGGCAAAGAAATCATTCCTTTGCAGTTCTTGAAAGAATTGCTTCCAGATCCTGCTTCTCTTGGACCTAGAACTAAAGGAAAAACTAACATTGGCTGTATCATCCAAGGAATTAAAGACGGTAAGCCAAAAACTTACTATGTATACAATGTATGTGACCACCAAGAATGCTACAGAGAGGTTGGCTCACAAGCAATTTCTTATACAACAGGTGTTCCAGCTATGATCGGTGCAATGCTTATCATTAAAGGACAATGGAAAAAGCCAGGCGTATACAATGTGGAAGAATTCGATCCAGATCCATTCATGGATGCATTGAACAAACACGGATTGCCATGGCAGGAGAACTTCTCTCCAACTCTTATAGATTGA
- a CDS encoding MgtC/SapB family protein — protein sequence MLIDIDFLIKLGISTGLGLIIGLEREIKRKPVGLKTSLVISIVSCLLTIVSIESAYKFPGSDHVNITMDPLRLPAQIVSGIGFLGAGVILRRGNDSISGLTTAALIWGAGGIGIAVGAGYYLEALAGVTLLLVSVKFVPFIMSLIGPRQLREKEIKVKLKATEKEDVTTIIDSIRRLKAGIKNLRIKDLETGEHSINLILIVDQKRELTEFYKDISGISGVREIEIESLN from the coding sequence ATGCTTATCGACATCGACTTCTTAATAAAATTAGGAATATCTACAGGACTTGGCTTAATAATCGGATTAGAAAGAGAAATAAAAAGAAAACCTGTCGGCTTGAAAACAAGTCTTGTTATCAGCATTGTCAGCTGCCTGTTGACAATTGTTTCAATAGAATCTGCATACAAGTTTCCTGGGAGTGATCATGTAAACATAACAATGGATCCACTTCGTCTCCCTGCTCAAATAGTATCTGGAATTGGGTTTTTAGGTGCTGGCGTTATTCTTCGCCGAGGAAATGACAGTATATCAGGCCTAACAACCGCAGCTCTTATCTGGGGGGCCGGCGGTATTGGCATTGCAGTGGGTGCTGGGTATTATTTAGAAGCACTAGCAGGTGTTACCCTTTTATTGGTGAGTGTAAAGTTTGTTCCTTTCATTATGAGTCTTATCGGTCCTAGACAGTTACGTGAAAAAGAAATTAAAGTAAAGCTAAAGGCAACAGAAAAAGAGGATGTTACAACAATCATTGATTCTATCCGCCGATTAAAGGCTGGGATTAAAAACTTACGCATAAAAGACTTAGAAACAGGAGAACATTCTATTAACTTAATTCTAATCGTTGATCAAAAAAGAGAGCTGACTGAATTTTATAAAGATATCTCAGGCATTAGTGGCGTTAGGGAAATTGAAATAGAAAGCTTAAACTAA
- the glgB gene encoding 1,4-alpha-glucan branching protein GlgB, producing the protein MIVETVFPTEFQQHLFHEGNLFESYHLFGSHVKEENGRLCTVFCVWAPNAQTVRLVGDFNNWNGEGFDLQKINKEGIWLISISEDLTGAIYKYEITGQDGRKQLKADPYAFYSEVRPNTASIVYSLEGYAWNDAKWIQKKKRKQFLKEPVSIYEVHLGSWKLKEDGSLYTYRELAMELIPYVLDLGFTHIEILPIVEHPLDISWGYQGTGYYSATSRFGEPKDFMYFVDQCHQNGLGVILDWAPGHFCKDAHGLYQFDGSSQFDYPNATDRENIVWGTANFDLGRMEVHSFLISNAIFWMDYFHIDGFRVDAVSKIIYWPNSTDNTVNPYGIDFLQKLNTTVSQYDPTVLMFAEDSSDLPQVTAPVHYGGIGFHYKWNMGWMNDLLSYMETESSQRRHEHNKITFSLHYAFSENFVLPLSHDEVVHGKKSLLDKMPGDYWQKFAQFRLLIGYMMTHPGKKLLFMGAELAQFSEWKDKEQLDWMLMDYDMHQKANVFFKEALKLYKRSKPLYELDHLQEGYEWIDANNHDQSIFSFIRKGEKEEDFLIVICNFTYHTYEEYLIGVPKAGSYREILNSDDERFGGANYINKKIIKAKENSFHGRPYSIPVTIPAYSIIILRPVQHRKGRKENGKETVRRNAISGRKGK; encoded by the coding sequence ATGATTGTGGAGACAGTATTCCCAACTGAATTTCAGCAGCATTTATTTCATGAAGGTAATCTATTTGAAAGCTATCACTTGTTTGGATCTCATGTAAAGGAAGAAAACGGGAGATTATGCACTGTTTTCTGTGTGTGGGCACCGAATGCTCAGACAGTCCGACTAGTAGGAGATTTTAACAATTGGAACGGTGAGGGATTTGACCTTCAAAAAATAAATAAAGAAGGAATATGGCTAATAAGTATTTCTGAGGATCTTACTGGTGCTATATACAAATATGAAATTACCGGTCAAGATGGCAGGAAACAGCTCAAAGCTGATCCATATGCCTTTTATTCGGAAGTAAGGCCAAATACAGCTTCGATCGTTTATTCATTGGAGGGTTACGCTTGGAATGATGCAAAATGGATTCAAAAAAAGAAAAGAAAACAATTTTTGAAAGAGCCCGTATCCATTTATGAAGTGCATTTAGGTTCTTGGAAACTAAAAGAAGACGGCTCGCTGTATACTTACAGAGAATTAGCAATGGAGCTTATTCCTTATGTATTGGATCTTGGCTTTACTCACATAGAGATATTGCCGATAGTGGAGCATCCGTTAGATATCTCTTGGGGTTATCAAGGAACTGGCTATTATTCTGCTACAAGCAGGTTTGGAGAGCCAAAGGATTTTATGTATTTTGTGGATCAATGTCATCAAAATGGTCTTGGAGTAATTTTGGACTGGGCCCCAGGTCATTTTTGCAAGGATGCTCATGGTTTATATCAATTTGATGGCTCTAGTCAATTTGATTATCCAAATGCTACGGACAGAGAAAATATTGTATGGGGAACAGCAAACTTCGACCTTGGAAGAATGGAAGTGCACAGCTTTTTAATATCGAATGCAATTTTCTGGATGGATTATTTTCATATTGATGGTTTTAGAGTAGATGCCGTTTCTAAAATCATTTACTGGCCGAATTCTACTGATAATACAGTGAACCCATATGGAATTGATTTTTTACAAAAGCTAAACACAACAGTAAGCCAATATGACCCTACTGTTTTGATGTTTGCAGAGGATTCCAGTGATTTGCCTCAAGTAACAGCACCTGTCCATTATGGAGGGATAGGCTTCCATTATAAATGGAATATGGGCTGGATGAATGACCTGCTTTCCTATATGGAAACAGAATCATCTCAAAGAAGGCATGAACATAATAAAATTACTTTTTCATTGCATTATGCCTTTTCAGAAAATTTTGTGCTCCCACTATCCCATGATGAGGTTGTTCACGGAAAAAAATCTCTTCTAGATAAAATGCCAGGTGATTACTGGCAAAAGTTTGCCCAGTTTAGACTTCTTATTGGATATATGATGACACATCCCGGAAAGAAGCTATTATTTATGGGTGCAGAGCTTGCCCAGTTTTCTGAATGGAAGGATAAAGAGCAGCTTGATTGGATGTTAATGGATTATGATATGCACCAAAAGGCAAATGTCTTTTTCAAAGAAGCATTAAAGCTGTATAAACGCTCTAAACCTCTATATGAATTGGATCATCTCCAGGAAGGCTATGAATGGATTGATGCAAATAACCACGATCAATCGATTTTCTCCTTTATCAGGAAAGGCGAAAAGGAGGAAGATTTCCTAATAGTAATCTGCAACTTTACTTATCATACGTATGAAGAGTATCTAATCGGCGTACCGAAGGCCGGAAGCTATCGAGAAATATTAAACAGCGATGATGAACGGTTTGGCGGAGCCAATTATATAAACAAAAAAATTATAAAGGCCAAAGAGAACTCGTTCCATGGGAGGCCATATTCAATTCCAGTGACGATTCCAGCTTATAGCATCATCATCTTACGGCCAGTCCAACATCGGAAGGGGAGAAAAGAGAATGGGAAAGAAACGGTGCGTCGCAATGCTATTAGCGGGAGGAAAGGGAAGTAG
- the nspC gene encoding carboxynorspermidine decarboxylase — protein sequence MKNIEFDKVPSPSYVVDERLLKKNLETLNYVQEKTGAKILLALKGFSMHSVFPLVSKYLTGVTSSSLFEARLGFEKMGKEVHSYAPAYMDSEFDELMLYTDHIVFNSFAQWDRFKDKVKNADKKIDVGIRINPEYSEIETELYNPCAPYSRFGVTLDNFDADRLDEIDGLHFHTMCEQNSDTLKRTLKVVDEKFGEHIKKVKWLNLGGGHHITRPDYDIETLIECILYLKDKYDVEVYLEPGEAIALNTGYLVSTVLDVMKNGMDLAILDTSATCHMPDVLEMPYRPNIIGAGMPGEYEYTYRLGGMTCLSGDVIGDYSFKEPLKPGDKIVFCDMAHYTMVKNHMFNGVNLPSIVSYNDEEGIKVVRQFKFEDYSNRLS from the coding sequence ATGAAAAACATTGAATTTGATAAAGTACCATCTCCTAGTTATGTAGTGGACGAGCGTCTTCTTAAGAAAAACCTGGAGACATTGAACTATGTTCAAGAAAAAACTGGTGCCAAGATTCTCCTTGCATTAAAAGGATTTTCGATGCACTCTGTATTTCCACTTGTTTCAAAGTACCTTACAGGAGTAACTTCAAGCTCTTTGTTTGAAGCTAGATTAGGTTTTGAAAAGATGGGAAAAGAGGTTCATTCATATGCACCAGCATATATGGACAGCGAGTTCGATGAACTGATGTTATACACGGACCATATTGTTTTCAATTCCTTTGCACAATGGGACCGTTTTAAAGATAAAGTAAAAAATGCGGACAAGAAAATTGATGTCGGAATTCGTATCAATCCAGAGTACTCTGAGATTGAAACAGAACTCTATAACCCATGTGCTCCGTATTCAAGATTCGGTGTTACATTGGATAATTTCGATGCTGATCGTCTTGATGAAATTGATGGCCTTCATTTCCATACAATGTGTGAGCAAAACTCCGACACTTTAAAGAGAACACTTAAAGTAGTTGACGAGAAGTTTGGCGAACATATTAAAAAGGTCAAGTGGCTGAATCTTGGCGGTGGTCATCATATTACAAGACCAGATTATGATATCGAAACATTAATTGAATGCATACTTTACTTAAAAGATAAATATGATGTCGAAGTTTATCTTGAGCCTGGTGAAGCAATTGCTTTAAATACCGGCTATCTTGTGAGTACTGTTCTTGACGTTATGAAAAACGGAATGGATTTGGCTATTCTTGATACTTCAGCTACATGCCATATGCCTGATGTTCTTGAGATGCCATACAGACCTAATATCATCGGTGCTGGAATGCCTGGTGAATATGAATACACATACAGACTTGGTGGAATGACTTGCCTTTCAGGAGATGTCATCGGTGACTACTCCTTTAAAGAGCCATTAAAGCCTGGTGATAAAATTGTGTTCTGCGATATGGCTCATTATACAATGGTGAAAAATCATATGTTTAATGGTGTAAATCTCCCTTCTATTGTGTCATACAATGACGAAGAAGGAATTAAAGTCGTAAGACAATTTAAGTTTGAGGATTACAGCAACCGCCTATCATAA